Part of the Nitrospinaceae bacterium genome, CTGGGTAATGGCGCTGAGCTGCTCTTCTACCGCTTCTTGTACTGCGCCGACATCGTTGGGAAGTTCGATGGGTGTGTTGGCATAGCGCGCATCGATGCCCTCGATTTTATGTTCATGATATTTAATCTTAAATTCAGTGAATTTTAGCCCGTGTGCTGTTGATATCACGGCCACGCGGTCGCTTGAGCGAATGTCGCCTCGGGCAATTAATTTTTCGAGCACCGCGAGGGCCACGCCCGTGTGCGGGCAGTTGTACATGCCGGTCCGATCGGCGTGAGCCGAGGCGTTGGCAAGCTCTTCCTCGGACGCCTGCTCGACAATGCCGTTGAAAGTTTTCAAGGTCCGGATGGCGCGATGAATGCTCACCGGGTTGCCAATCTGTATTGCGCTGGCGAGCGTTGTTTTGGCTATAACGGGCTCGAACTCCTTAAAGCCCGTGAGATAGCTCTGGTAAAGGGGATTGGCATTTTCCGCCTGGGCGCAAACGATGCGGGGCAGGTGGTCGATGAGCCCCAGATCGCGCATGAGTAGAAAACCCTTTCCGAGGGCGCTGACGTTGCCCAGGTTGCCACCGGGTATGATGATGACGTCGGGCAGCTCCCAGTCGAACTGCTGGGCGAGTTCGATACTGATTGTTTTCTGCCCCTCAAGGCGCAGCGAGTTCATGCTGTTGGCCAGGTAGAGGCCCTGCTCCTCGGCGACTTTCTGCACGATTTTCATGCACCCATCAAAATCGGTGTCCAGCGCCATGACCGTGGCACCGTTGGCAATCGGCTGGATGAGCTGAGCCGTTGACACCTTGTCGCGGGGCAAAAAGACGATGGCGGGGATGTCGGCGGCAGCACAATAGGCAGCCAGGGCGGCCGAGGTGTCGCCGGTTGATGCACAAGCCAAGGCTCTGATCTTACGGCCATCGGCTATCATCTGGCGGGCGACGGATACGAGAACCGTCATGCCAAGATCCTTGAACGATCCGGTGTGGGAGTTGCCGCATTGTTTGATCCACAACTCACTCAGGCCAAGCTCCCGGCTCAGGCGGTTGGCCCAGAACAGGTTGGTGCCTCCCTCGTAGAACGAGATGATGTTGTCATCCTCGACGAGGGGCATGACCCATTCTTTTTTGCCCCAGACGCCACTTCCATAGGGCCAGGCATTGCGCTTGTAGCG contains:
- the thrC gene encoding threonine synthase, which produces MENNCWFQCINEDCGATYSVFDSVYQCRDCGELLEVIHDIDALRGRSASEWRHLFDDRYKRNAWPYGSGVWGKKEWVMPLVEDDNIISFYEGGTNLFWANRLSRELGLSELWIKQCGNSHTGSFKDLGMTVLVSVARQMIADGRKIRALACASTGDTSAALAAYCAAADIPAIVFLPRDKVSTAQLIQPIANGATVMALDTDFDGCMKIVQKVAEEQGLYLANSMNSLRLEGQKTISIELAQQFDWELPDVIIIPGGNLGNVSALGKGFLLMRDLGLIDHLPRIVCAQAENANPLYQSYLTGFKEFEPVIAKTTLASAIQIGNPVSIHRAIRTLKTFNGIVEQASEEELANASAHADRTGMYNCPHTGVALAVLEKLIARGDIRSSDRVAVISTAHGLKFTEFKIKYHEHKIEGIDARYANTPIELPNDVGAVQEAVEEQLSAITQG